One part of the Raphanus sativus cultivar WK10039 chromosome 7, ASM80110v3, whole genome shotgun sequence genome encodes these proteins:
- the LOC108814149 gene encoding 60S ribosomal protein L12-3, whose protein sequence is MPPKLDPSQIVDVYVRVTGGEVGAASSLAPKIGPLGLAPKKIGEDIAKETAKEWKGLRVTVKLTVQNRQAKVTVVPSAAALVIKALKEPERDRKKVKNIKHNGNISFDDVIEIAKIMRPRSIAKELSGTVREILGTCVSVGCTVDGRDPKDLQEEIVSGDIDVPNE, encoded by the coding sequence ATGCCGCCGAAGTTGGACCCGTCTCAGATCGTCGACGTCTACGTCCGCGTCACCGGAGGTGAGGTCGGAGCAGCGAGTTCGCTCGCCCCTAAGATCGGTCCACTCGGTCTCGCGCCCAAGAAGATCGGAGAAGACATCGCCAAGGAGACGGCGAAAGAGTGGAAAGGGCTGAGAGTCACCGTCAAGCTCACCGTTCAGAACCGTCAGGCCAAGGTCACCGTCGTTCCCTCCGCGGCGGCTCTGGTGATCAAGGCCTTGAAGGAGCCGGAGAGAGACCGTAAGAAGGTGAAGAACATCAAGCACAACGGGAACATCTCGTTCGATGACGTCATCGAGATCGCTAAGATCATGCGTCCGAGGTCTATCGCTAAGGAGCTGAGCGGGACGGTGAGGGAGATCTTGGGGACTTGCGTCTCCGTTGGGTGCACTGTGGATGGAAGAGACCCGAAGGATCTTCAGGAGGAGATTGTCAGTGGAGACATTGATGTTCCTAACGAGTGA